DNA from Quercus lobata isolate SW786 chromosome 1, ValleyOak3.0 Primary Assembly, whole genome shotgun sequence:
tattttattttattttattttattttttcactaggttgggtgagtttgggtatggggaaaaaaaaaagaaaaaaaagttgcatCGGGTGACAGGTATGAGgccacaaatagtgtgaaaaatattgagtgatgaaaagtgagtgatggtgccaaacgggtAGGttattttgagtgatgagtgatgagtgatggaaattaagtgatggaaattgagtgatgaaaattattaaaccaAACATGGCCTTAGGGgctatttggtttttgtattttcatCACCCGTAACTTTGtttccatcacccataactcaaaatatGTAGGTCCTATGGTTGAATGGTTTGTTTGggatattttcagtttttgtttccatcactcaattctttgatttttgagtgatgagttatagaaattgaaaacacattttaggtgttttcagtttccaaaacttagttttcatggtattttcgtaattaaacacacatgcaTGGGACCCACTGTCAATGCCTTGTCAAGTCCGACTCTCCTTTTCATGATCCCCACCAACAACTTTTTCCTTCAAAACCAACTCACATAAACTCTTTTCCAGTCCCAAATCTAAGCATACCTCTTCACACTTCATCCCTTTTGCCCAGCCATGCTGACCGAGCCCCCACCTCATCCAACTTGTGACGGCCATAGCTCAGATTGGCAAACACGATGGCGAAGTTCCCATGCCAACCCATCCGACAAACAACTCACAAATGGGACTCAGTCTTTGTCTCAGATTGATGCTTCGTTGGAGGGCTCGCCCGGGCCACCGATGACCAAGCCTTGGAGCGTTCATTGTCCTTTTTCCAATTTTGCCTTCCAAAATTCTGGCCGAAATGAATGACTTCAAGAGCCTACTAGCCTCTGATTTCGACTCTGATGGCTTGCTCCAAATCCATTTCCACTGTCAGAGGATCATCAACACGTCCTCGCTCCTTCTCCAATTCCTTTGAAGATCGCGATTCTCTCTTCACCGCCAACCCATAGCAGAAATCCCAAGATTTCGGTTCTGGATTCGATGATCTCTTCAGCTCCGCTCGCTACACCCCTAAATCAGACACCACCACCACGACTTCTTCCTCCTTCAATCTCGAtatgttttgctatttttctagacatgtttgtttgtttgtttgtttttttttttttttttttttttttttttttttgatttggtggTGTATCATAAATAAGTATGAATGGAGTTTTGATTTGTTGCTGCATATTTTGAGGGTTGGAAAATGGCTTTTGGGTTTGGGGGAATTTTTATTGATcagaatttttgttgtttgtactTCTTTGGTTGCACTTTAACACTGTGACTATGGTGGTGGCAAAATGAAATGAGcagtgaagaaaatgaaatgagtGTGAGGTGGGTAGGCTTAACAGCTTTGCTCTAACCAAGTTACAGGATGGGGCccacaaaaagttgaaaaatttgAGTGATGACTAGCTAAGTGAAGTGTGACAAACGGGTGGGTATAAgaaatttggatattttaaattataagtgacgagtgatgaaaattgaacGAGGAGTAatgaataatgaaaaaaaaaaagaaaaaaccaaacagccccttagaATTTCCAACTAAACTTTACCTGTCGGACTTATTACGGTACTGCTGCCTGCTTGGAACTGGGTTGGCCGCTGCTGGAATGTCTCACTCTCATTCCACCTTCACTCTTCTTCTACTCTCTCTGAAAAGTCTAATCTCCTAAACCAACCCTCTCCATTCTTTTCATACCCCACCTTTCGTCACTGGTGGCACTTGCGGAATCGGTtacatatttttacatacataGATAAAAAGAAGTCTtggaatttattttcttttcctctttggtttgtgagaattgagaaattaattatattgtGAACTGggaattgggttttgttttttctaccTTTTAGGCATGCTATTGTGGAGGAATTGGTGGGGTTTGGAGCCAGAGTGTACACGCGCTGTCGGAATGAGAGTGAGCTTGATGGGTGTCTGAGTGAACGGGataatttgggttttggggttaCTGGGTCAGTCTGTTACGTGTGAGAGAGAGGAGCTTATGAGCACTGTGTCCACTTTGTTTGATGGGAAGCTCAACATCCTCGTAAGCTTCTtcatttcctcattttttacataaaaaaacatTGAATTTTGTGTTTCCCTTATTGGGTTTCAAAATGTTATGTATTGTATCTATTTATGTTCCCGTTTTGAGTTTTAACATGTTATAATTTAAAGTTTTGAACTGCTTTTCCTGTTTACTGAACTGGAAGACTGGCTTGTTTTTGATCCGTATATAAATATTGTCGGGAGAAACATACGGAAATCGGTAGTGGATTTCACAGCTGCAGGATTTTCTACTCTCATGGCAGCCAATTTTGAATCTGTTTTCCATATTTTTCAACTTGCTTATCCACCTCTCAAAGCATCAGGAGTGGGAAGCATTGTATTCACCTCCTCTGTATCGGGTTTTGTTTCACTGAAGTCTATGCCTGTTCAGGGAGCTACCAAAGGTAATTTACCTATCAAATGAATGTATCCATGTTCCTATTAATTTTAAACTCAAGAAGCTTATAGAgaaattttggttatttgtgATTCCAAGAGCAATTAATCAACTTACTAAAACTTTGGCTTGTGAGTAGGCAAAAGACAATATAAGAAGGAGCAGGTATCTCCAGATTGTTATGTGACCACTAATCGTGTGCAACATCATGTTTGAATTAAGGCTGTTGCCTTCATTCCTCTATGGAAGTTATCCCCCACACTCCCACAGCCATCCACCGATTTTTAAATGAGACATTTCCATCTGTTCTCTTCTTTGTTGTGTGTtcttgcttttgatttttaaatgagACATTTCCATATGTTCTCTTCTTTGTTATGTGTTCTTGCTTCTGGTTTGTAAAAGTGGCATTTTAAATTCCATCCAATGTGAACTGGATGAGGATAAGAGGTAAATTTGTAGCGCTCCTGATCTATTCATCTTGCCAATGGGAAAAACAATGAAAAGGATAAAATGCAAAGTTTTCCTTCAATGTGGTTTTGTGAGTTTTATAGGGTTCTCTAACATCACGTTTTAAAGTGAgcttggttcagctttttgtaattgttatttttgaaagaaaaaaaaggctgaaCCAAATAGGCACTAACTCTGTATATCCTTCGGGCTTGGGCTTCATTAACAAGAACGGAACCAAAAACTTCTTCTGTGGACCTAGAGTCCTAAAATGCAATTGGATGAATTTCAAAATCTaacactctcacacacacatatatatacatgtacgTGTAGGTATATATGTGTTTGCTAAAAAATTTCGTACATTGCGAAAGATGACTAAACTAATATTATAGGGAAATTCTTGATTCAATTTCTTAGATTTTTTATACTATATTCCATATAAAAATGAGAATTCATAGTTGATCTCAAAATATATGGACTAAGATTTTGTTTAATTGACCCATGATCAACATCTTAGCTCAGGTTATATTAATAATGATCTTATGTATATGCATATTCCCTCTTATAGTATATGAGCTTTCTAATCATTTAAGACCTATACTCTTCGAGAGAGAATACAAgatatttgtatttataaatttaagtaCTTATAAATTTAAGAATACAAGATAACCATAACCATGTAGATGAATATgcaataattttagaaaatgcCAAGGAGAGAGGTTTGTGCATCCCACTTACTAcaatcctttcttttcttttatttttatttttaaaattttaatttcggAAAGCACTAATTgactatatttatttatttttccttgcaTAAAAATAGTTGTAGTCATGCGAATATTCATGGGTTTACAATCATGCCTTGTTGCAGTACCAAAAATATATTCCAACAATGTGTGTCTGAACATCATTTTCTGCTGCTCATGGTAAGCTGAAGCCATTTACAGTTATCCCTCCATCAACACAAATGGTCTGACCGGTTATGTAAGAAGCTGCAGGTAGGCATAGGAATGCCACCAAGGAAGAAACTTCCTTTGGCTCTCCACCACGTCCAAGAGGGGTTTGAGAGATAACAGCCTCCAAAAAATTTGCATTTCTCACCGAAAActgcaaaaagaagaaaatataaattgtcaTGGTTATCATGATTcatgttaattattattattttaaaattttaagttggaACCTAACTTAGATAATGACCTCTTTGAAGGAGCCAAGGTATTATAGAATACTGCAGTAGGTTAAATTCAGTAAATTGTTCACATTTCTTAGCACATGAAAAATGCAAACTTacaattgtttgtttattgagAGTGTGCATTGTACAACTCGTTTGGAAGGGgagaaaggaatgaaatggaaatgaatgaaaaaaataattttagaatatttttccttttcttgtttaTGAGTTTTAATGAAGTTCATTTTCTTGTTTGAGATTTTAGGTGGAAGAGAATGGAATAAGTAAGAgagaacactcattcctctctattctctCAAACCTCAAATCTTCATTTCCCTCAAAACTGGGAGAAATTTGAGtaaataaattagatttaataaattttttactaaaattctcaaaatacacatatatttagtcatttattttaaaataagggtctaATAGTAAGCTTAGCATAAAATGATTCAATTCATTTCCCTCTTTGTTACTCTCAAACAATATTAGTTAAACATGGTTAATTAACATTCTTCACAAGCACTAGCACACTTACACTTTCAGCCAGGGGAGTTTTGATATACCATGGCGCAACAGAGTTACTCCTTATGTTATCCTTTGCCCACTCACATGCCAAATTTTTTGTGAGTTGATTCATCGCTCCTTCAAATGAATATCAGACAAAAGCTGATCGCATTATTTGATGTCACAGCTGAAATTTATAACCCATAAGCTTGCAATAAAAAGTCAATTATAGTACAAAGAAATTACCTTTAGCTGCACCATATATAGTTGCTCCCATATTTACGGCTACTACACCAGCAATCGAAGAAACGAAAACAATGCTTCCTGCTCCCGAAACTTTCAGAAGAGGATAAGCAAGTTGGCTCAAGTGATAAGCTGATTCAAGATTGGTAGACATGAGAAATGAGAAATCTTCAGCTGTGTACTCCAAGGTTGGTTTCGCTCTGGCCGTTCCCACATTGTTTATCTAAAACCGGGTGACATTAACTATTAATTGATTGTATTAACTGCAAAAGCACTAATGAAGTGGCTCTGACCAAGTAATATTCCAATGCCATTTAAATTGTTGATCAAGATTGATCTTCAAAAACTGAAGCTGAACATATTTTAGTACAGAAAAGAAGGTAAAAGAAGATTGATCTTCATCAACTTTGGAGTATGCTCTAAAATATATGCCATGCAAAACGCAGTGATGTAGAGGAAATAAAGGACTCACAAGGATGTCGAGTTTGCCATTAAACATAGACGAGACTGTGCTCATTATCTCCTCTCGTTGGGTTCGAGACGCTACATCGCAGACTGAACCAGAGACTCGAAATCCCTTCATCTTCCACTCATGTAAACATTCATTGAGTTGAGCTTCGTTTCGAGAGCATGTATGTACGGTAGCCCCCAGGCCTGCCAATTCCTCAACAACAGCATACCTAGCTAGTCACAACACACAGTAgtaaataacaacaaataaaaagaataactGAATAATGTGTATTCTATTGTATTTAGCGATTAAACTATACAAGGATATCATGAGTATTACTAAATCTAGGGTCTACTACAACATAGACATACTAATACGCTAATactttaccaaaaaagaaaagagagaaagatatatatagacacacacaataGTGATAGTAAGATAGGCCTAAGATAGTGGCGGCTCTAGGATTATTTTTTAGGGGGATCAagaagaaacataaattatacaaaatttaaaacaaaagaaaacttgaatacatcaacatcaaaaaaaaaaaaaaaaaaaaaactgaaatacataaagttttacaattgttTTTTATGATATTTCATATATTGAAATTGTTAAATGATTTCTTCATTATCAATCATTTgagttacatttttttaatgtacacagctaagcaatcattcatccattgAACTCCCATTGATCCATtggatttattaattttttcccatattttaaatcaaattagtttgtttgtttgtttttttttttggtgtgtgtgtttaaaaatGCTAAGATATTGTTAAGATGATTATattcaaacttattttaactggacttaaaaaaaaaattcatgatcaAGGTGGAGCCGCCCCTATGACCACTTGTATATGGATTTGGGTTGATATAACTCTGATAGCAGAATTTCacaaaacaaaagttaaaacaggaggttattttatttatttagtgtAGATACAGGGATTAAACTCTGGATACAAACCTTACAAAGAGGGATGAATGCTATTATGTCATTAAATTATTGGCAAAACAGAaggttatattttatttcaatatatatatatatatatatatataaattgactagTTTAGAATGATTATGATATCATGAGTAGagttttaaatgattattttatttctgataataaaataaataaatctttttcGGGTTAAAGTCATACCGTAGAGATAAAATATAATCGATAGAAAGATACTTCCTAATAACGGGTTGGATATTTTagccaaataaataaacagatTTTACAAAGGGCTTACCCCATCTAACATGGACGAGTAGTAACCATCTttgatgtaaaaaaataaataaataaacaagccGGCTTTAATTAAAGATATAAAACCATTTAAAGAAGGATGAAATAAGTTATATTACAAGGAGAGAAGGAGATACTAAGAACACATttcagaaggaaaaaaaaaagggggggggggggtgttaggCAGAGAAAGAACCCGATTCCTTTGGTTCCACCGGTAACAAGAGCGGTCATTCCTTGAAGGGACCACCTGCTTTCTCTGTTAGCCATTTCTTGTCCTGCCATTTATCTCTCTTTGTTGCTACAATGTTTGCTGTGTAAGTAGTAGTGTTTTGTACTTCTCCGAATGGGTTCTATTTATAGTTGCCGTAGATAAGGCGAAGAAAGTCAATAGATGATAAGGCGGCATTAAGATTGTCTCAACTACTGACATCACACATGACGTCTCTTTGTCcacagttttttttcttttttttttcaaagaagttTATTTTTACGAATTTTTATTGGGACAAAGTTTAGGAATTAGTTTTAAAAGAAACTTTTCAAACtctagtaaaaaataaaaaaaaaattaatataactatgtattttaaaaattgaacaatttaaTTGCAcgtttttcatgtttttaaaacacatattaaattttatttaaattggatgttatttattatttatttgttatttgatccataaatttttttaagcataagTTAAgataacaaaaacttaaaaattaaacatttgattaataaccaaattattaatctttaatctttttaaaattttataaacatgaaagttatatagtaaaaaaatgtaatctaatattagatttattaaaatttacatttaattaaaaaaaaaagtttgaaagttTGCAGAAAACCTTGTCTTTTGATCCATGGGATCTTTCAAATGAATCATtcaaaattggaaattaaatATTATGAAACATTGGACTTTTCTATCTCTGCTCAATGATGGTAAAGAAGTTGGATTTGGCTTTTtaccagaaaaaagaaaagaaataaagaagttGGGCCTTGGCTTGGGAACTGGACCTTTGTGATGGCACACATGACATGCTGCCATCGCAATTCACAACGGTCCATTGCATGCATTTGACCAGTTTTGCCTAGAGTAGTTTAAGGCTGGgtttggattcggctgaaaCCCACGTTTTGAGTTCTGCGTTGAACACTGTTTAGCActatttacaaattaaaaaaatattaaaaatgggtttcatagtactattcacacatttaaaaattattttgctacagtgttttcagttttcagttttcagttttcagtttcagcaacaataagttcaatccaaacaaaccaaGACGCGATTGGGATCTCACATTCTTTCAGGGCTGTGACTTTTATGTTTGTTCCATCCACAGCATGAAGGGGCCATGTATCGGAAGAATGCAGAAGACCAAACATATAATCTACAAATTTGAGTAATGCTAAAGGcaagaatatttaatttttttttatatatggtCAATCATAATTGGAGTAACAttacttttaattatttgatgatttattggattattatttgattaattaatttgcagTTTCTACGTGCTTACTATTGTAATAGATTAGTGGTGGAGTCAGGATTTTAGGTTAGGGAGCAAGATCAGAAGAGAataaaattaatccaaaaagtattaattgatattaataacaaaataaataaataactatatgcaaatgtaattgtcatacataattaaaatttggttttgtaaAAAAGACTTGGGTTTGAGATTTAAAAATGCtggtaagaaaagaa
Protein-coding regions in this window:
- the LOC115985465 gene encoding tropinone reductase homolog At1g07440-like isoform X2; amino-acid sequence: MAGQEMANRESRWSLQGMTALVTGGTKGIGYAVVEELAGLGATVHTCSRNEAQLNECLHEWKMKGFRVSGSVCDVASRTQREEIMSTVSSMFNGKLDILINNVGTARAKPTLEYTAEDFSFLMSTNLESAYHLSQLAYPLLKVSGAGSIVFVSSIAGVVAVNMGATIYGAAKAFV
- the LOC115985465 gene encoding tropinone reductase homolog At1g07440-like isoform X1 yields the protein MAGQEMANRESRWSLQGMTALVTGGTKGIGYAVVEELAGLGATVHTCSRNEAQLNECLHEWKMKGFRVSGSVCDVASRTQREEIMSTVSSMFNGKLDILINNVGTARAKPTLEYTAEDFSFLMSTNLESAYHLSQLAYPLLKVSGAGSIVFVSSIAGVVAVNMGATIYGAAKGAMNQLTKNLACEWAKDNIRSNSVAPWYIKTPLAESFSVRNANFLEAVISQTPLGRGGEPKEVSSLVAFLCLPAASYITGQTICVDGGITVNGFSLP